gaactccggactggctACCGGGGAACAActctctaaccaccgcatctcttgacaagctgtcaaaaacctgttcaaactacagctgaccgcaaacggttccttcagatcaaagctgaaccaacttcaactccttaagagttattcctaagactCAAATGACAACTGTTGTGACCTGAAGACATCCTGAGACCGGTCAAGTCGGCACTTctgcggtttcttctacggacttcggtacctctggggtccccggacctcaacattccggatctaccacggggggtCTTCGAtcagggtacgtagactcgacagattgcgtctaatGTGTTTTTGATGAGAACTAACAATTGCAGactaaattcactcccactcagaactcagtttattcatatacgagggttctgataacatcccattcacacatcatcacacctcacattccatccacttagatccactcatcacataaagtgttcccTAGTtgccatgtttttaattgtttataaaataaattcttactttttataaacttgactctctgaattgatacgaagtgtgtttgatccctaaaaaagcaaagaatcctagaatcttctgattaaacattcaaagactaataaggttgatatcctatatttatatagaacatcacagcttattggtcatgagTAGAggcaatatattaagcttaaaagcaacaatatttaacccTACAACTTAAAGTAGGACCATTTCACTTGATGTGGTCCCAACACAAACCTTCCTTCTACTCCACATAAACCTGAACTCTGCACatgcttgtgcataatcaaatgtctcAAGGGGGCTAGTTGAAGAGTCTAAGGTCATGAAGTTCTGGACTTTTGTCTCAAATAGACTCACGGTTGTTTAAACGTTGGTGAGGCTGAATCCGCACTCCACCGCCACATTGGGAACTGGAGCGCTACTTCAGCCAAAGTATTGAAAGCAGGGAACATTTATCCAAATAAAATAACCAGAAGTCAGCAAGACTCTCAGAACAAACGGTTTCTAGACCTGACAAGCACTCGCTGCAGTGGGAGGAAATCCTCCTGTttgtgacagggtgagcatctTGTCACTGTATCCCTATCGATCATGCGCCCTTGCTACTTGGCCACGGGGTTATTCCTTTGGCtgtctggttagcgtgcgtgactctcacctgagagtctggggatcaaatcccgcccaggcccacgtttctccaccttgccacatgtatatGCTCTTGTGCACCAGTGGCTTCACTTCACTGGTCTGTTACAGATGCACTCCAAGCTCCTGTCCATGCTCAGCAGTGTGATGTCAATAACGTGATGCGCGGTGTCCAAATGTGAGATGAtgctctgatgggaatctttttttTACCTACGCGATAGATTTTGTGCATAACTTAGAACATTTCTGTGCACCTGCATTAGTCGGGTGTGAATTGCAATCTGTCAAAGTGATGGACTCCTTTCAGTTTTTTCGTCACtgtttgtaaaaacaaaacaaaaaacaatcaaATATGGAGAATATACAGTTAAGGCAACCTctaggtaatgactgaaagaatgagatcacagaaACAAGCGGCCAGAATGAGTTATTTACACAGGGTGTCCGGGCTCTCCCCtagagataggttgagaagcTCGGGAGGTGCtctgagtagatctgctgctcctccacatccagaagagccagttgaggtgatagGGCACCTGGTTCGGATACCTCCTGGGCGCCTCctcggtgaggttttccaggcacgtccaaccgggaagaaATCCAAGGGAAGATCCAGGTCACGATGGAGGGACTATTTTTCCTGTCTGGCCttggaacaccttgggatcctcTGGGGGAGCTGAACCAAGTGGTtgtggagagggaagtccggGCATCTCTGCCTAGGCTGCTGCACCGTGGCCcaaacccggataagcggaggaaaattAATGGATCTTAATTAATGGTTCTGCCATGTTTTATATTATATTTAGTCTGTGCATCAACAGATATCAGGACTGGTATGCCCAGAGAGCAGGATTAGTGTATGGTGCATAGGGGCAGTTGTTATGACACACACATGAGTGGATCATCATCACTGCTCGCTGAAGTTGTCTGCCGGTGGGGCAGCGGAAAGTGACCTGTATAGTGGAGGTCTGGTGTGGCACACAGCACCGAGAGTCAGTGCACTGTCCACAGTACCGGAGCTGGTAGGCACGAACGCTGTAGCAGCCCTGGTGCACGAGCCGGATGGGGCCCGGTGATGTGTAGCTGGCCTCGCACCGGCCCTGCTGACCCCTCTAGGAAAAACACAGGAAAATAATAAATGAACTCAGTAAACGATGTAGACTGTACAAGACAGAATGTGTCTGGATACTAAAGTTTACAGCTCCAataacaaatttggaaaacaaattagtttcctaacaacattctaacaaagTAGTAGCTGTAAatgttttgtggagataaaaaaacaaaaaaattatgaAGTGTTTCTCTCATTTGTataaaaacctccgccaataacaTGGTTCGCGCCCAAAGCAACCATCCAGTTGTCGATCTCGCCAAtccaccgcacttccctgggtcctccattcattacgcacttgCATAATGAGAGGTGTGAGAGGTTCGcggctcagtaatatcagagaaggaggtaCATCTGGCTCAACTTTAGgataaactaccagagtcccaaaaagaaaagcgTTATTTAAAGTCGTGAACAAAAcgatgactggtgtttagcgctatctcgttttgTCCAGTATCACAGGCTTCCGGCtccagcagaagcatctcagggaagataccgaggggaggggtgagtgttccatgaccctGTTTGTGTTCaacacctagcttgtttgcagatttgttataacagctttaatgtAGTCTACATTTGGTGAAAACTACTTGTGTGAAAACTACTTGTGGCAACACATTTCACCAACCATAGGGAACAATACTGAGCAAATCAAATAAATAGAATTTGTATAGATACGTTTGGCTTTAGGCAACAAGACTATTGGGGTGAGCTAAACTACAATTCATGGTCAGAGTAAAGGAAGAAAAACATGCGGTGGCTTGAGCGCTAAACCAGCCTGCTCCAACATCAAAATTGGTGTTTTGGGTACCACACCTGCTAATTAAAGTCATAGCACCAGGCAATTATATCAGCAGGCAGTAGATTACATTAAAAATAGGAGCTTGTTTCTGAGAAATGTATGTAAGTGGCTGAATTGTGCCTATTTTTCTCACTCCATGTTTATGCTAGGTGACACTTCTAGACTGGCTTTGTTTGATTATTCAGACCACTGAAATGTCCCGTTCTTACATAATGTTTTCATAAAGTCTCTTTCTCACTGAATGCAAAATGGACAGGATCCAGTTTCTGTATGGCTTCCAGATGGACATTAATATCAAAACTAAAGTTGGCAACAAAACAAGGCAACAGCAACTTTATTTTGACATAAAACAGATACAACTTGgtgaaaccagctcagtggcctagtggtagaaggTCCGCCCAGAGACTGGGAgaccagggttcgattcctggtcgggtcataccaaagactgaaaaaatgggacccaatgtctccctgcttgacactcaacattaaggggttggattggggggttaaaccaccaaatggttcccgagcgcagctgtgtctgcagctcaccgctcccccaggggatgggtcaaatgcgtgagtgtgacaactgatgggactttaactttaagcatgtttcacttcctgtctggaaTTTCTTTAACTTCACGACAGTCCACATGTGGCTTCTGGAAAAAAACACTCCATGCAAAAGCTTTCCAGACCTCCGCATCCAGCCCGTTGGATACAGCTGCtctgatgagtgtgtgtgtgtgtgtgtgtgtgtgtgtgtgtgtgtgtgtgtgtgtgtgtgtgtgtgtgtgttgagaccTCACACAAATCTGACACTtgcttttttgtttagtttagCTATAGCAGGAGTATGACTGCACTATGAACATTTTAACTATGAAATCCTGCAGGTGTAGACATGCTTATCCTTGCGTTTAGAACTCACCATGGCTTTCCATGGAACAGGTTGAGTCACACGACATGGACGCACTTTACAGAGGCGAGTTTCCATTTGCAGCTTACAGGCAGGATTGTGGTTCGAGACCCGTGTGGAGAACCCCGCGCCACAATGCTGGGAACAGTCACTCCACCGAGTGCTTTGCGCCACACAAGTGAAGGCTGGTGAGTGCAGCTTCTTTAAAGGGTTAATCCTTGGCAGTGTTGGCAACAATCTGTCTGGTTTCATGGCTAAATAAAGAAAACAGAAAGAACTGTGAGTTCAGCTAAAACAATTTTCACATTGTACCAGGCTAAATGACAATCATTTGATAGTGAAAGCATTGCTAGCTTTCCTGTTGACAAATAACACACCAACTTCAAACATAAAAAAACTGCTGGATTTTGAGTATAGATTTTTTATCTCTATTCGGATGTGCAGCAAGAGGCAAGGCATTTATTTATTCTGACATTAATCTGCACGGAAACAACATTCAGCTGCCCGTGTTCTGTTCCCTTGTCCTGTGTGGAAGTAAAGCAATCAGAACTGTTGCTACAGGTGGAGCGCAACAGCTTCCACTATGATGCTGCGCCTGATATACAAATcttttggtttattttaaatCCCAAATGACAGAAATGGAAATTAAAAGGGATAGTAAGAAGAAATGAAGAGAGGTGAGGGGAACAAAAAGAAATAATATAAGAGGTACAATTTATCCACTTCTAGATCTTAAGAAaaagagaaacaaaaacaaaaaatgaagtgaaaataaaaccaaaataccATAGCAACAGACAGCATATGAATATTGTTAGTTTGTAATTGTTACTAAAAGCACAACAGTAACAATTGTTTCATGGTGTCTTTATTGCCAACCACAGCCCAGTCTAACATGTCTGACAACACTggagtccatacttgtgagaacACCTACtgaaaacacgtgtgtgtgtgtttgtatgtgtgtgtgtgtgtgtgtgtgtgtgtgtgtgtgtgtgtgtgtgtgtgtgtgtgtgtacatgcgcttttcTTGCGGTTTCCCCGTAGGAGTGTCCAATGGTAAGTGTGGAAAAACATGTAGGCAAGCTATCCCCGGACATTCAGAGGTCCCCCAAGTGTGAGAATCCCATGAAGAGCATCACAACAAAATGCCCGAGGCCCCATGGCAGAATATTTACTCCCCAGTCACCTTCCGGTCTAGACAGCCATGCAAGTTTGGTTCTACCCCCTCCCAGGGCAGTCTTGCTTGCTCTTAGCACCCTtagtgtctgttattaattcACTGTGATTATACCAAAAATTAAACTTATCtcacttaatctaactgctgaaatgtctcctcagcttttATTGTTTTCTAGAGAacggattcatcactaaatcagctatattcgctctctaaaacatgcaaggaatgtgctggaagcaaactgcagctccactccactccacagctcccCCCACCAGCAactttgaagttgcaagtgcggtattctggccacagtagggtctgagtgacatatcattaaccctgtaaagggtaattttagcacatactggctcaagaaaatgattaaaaaatatgaaaaagttgcaaagtatgcacATAATGGACAGTAGAAGTGTTCCTGCTAGCTGAGGAGTCACAGAGGTTCACCGGTGCACCAAAGGGCCCAAGCATGTGTGGGCAACTCTCTCCAGAACCCAAGCAACTGGGTTTCCCCAGACCCACCCAGCAGTGACACGGCTATCTAGCAGAAAGCCATGGTTACTAGCAGAGTATTGTTTATAATTCATCTTTGTTTGTTATTTACACTTAACTCTAGAAACTAAACAACTGCCTCTTGATAAACTGCACAGAACAACTGCAGCAGAGAAACACTGTCAGATTCCACTGTGGGATTTGTTGTGTGCCCTCTGTGTCCAAATGACTCCATGATTAagatccaaacacaaacacacagcccaggctgtgtgtttgtgctaattttagttcttacaaaaaaatgggtcccaacgtggtttgtgtggcgttgccatagtgtgacgtcataggcacagatcccctgtcctcttttttggaaatggaaatatggtcaccctatattaaacaaacggtccacccgggcttttgcgctgcacagagacgcttcgctgcctatgactgaacgttagttgagagtcagtctcatgcagactgaccaatgaagagagggcctcaagtgaaGACCCtcacctcattggtcagtccacacgaggtgggtcaaaggttaccctgagcgggttacgtgatgtcaggcattcgagtattgagtatatttactgcatattacagtaaaatattctgtatgtgaccatattatggtgatccttgggtcgtgatgatggggcccttgaatattgttgcccagggtacaacaaagtgttaatctggccctgcctagGGCCAAATGCACCCTAATTTAGTCTCTtttcggagtatttctcttatccgatggcaccatctagtggctgacaaacatATCACACAAAATGTCTGTcgctctgttttttttaagatggcgacttcacttttctgtttataaatgtgcttctgtagccgacaaacatctaaaacacgttgttgttttatgagtattattctcatgtcatgctgtgttttcatatatttatattttaaagactgtcttgtccgtgaaaagttcatcaacgccGCATCAGCCGAGgtgttccttaaatttgaagcatctgagcagtagtctaacgctattggttagttctggtcggcgctcaatttcctattgcacggagctctgtcgggcagggggtgtgcttagtaaaaaaaaaaaaagtcgtgttgcttacattttatcacagtatgtGACGAGACAAttgcttttatggatttctgaaaaaccatacatcatttctgaaagtagaaaactctggaaagctactttaatGCAAAAACGCTCCAGTAAAAAcacattagtttttttttctaataTGATGTTAGACTCACCGCCGTTTTTTTCTTTCAACACTCCAAAACTGAGCTTAGGGCTGAGTTAGAAAAATGCTGGTCTCATCTACAGTCACTGGCCACTTTAGCAAGGTGTACCTTGCTATTGCTGACCTCCTGTTACCTTAGGTCTTCATGTCACAGATTCAACAAGGTATTAGATACGtttctcagaggttctggtccataatAACATGACAGCGTCACACAGTTACGCCCACGATGAGAATCTCCTGTTCCAGCACCTCTCAAAgattctggactggactgagttCTGGAGACTGAGGAGGTCACTGGAGcgggtcatgttctagaaaccaccctcacaccagcagcagcagcctgaagccTCGATATAAGGCAGGTTAGATCCATGCTTTTATAGacgacaccaaattctgacccgagCATGTGAACTTTGCAGCTGAAATCAGACTCATCAGTCCAGGCAAGGTTATCTGTGTAACTGCATTGTTACATCCTCATTTGCTGTGGACAAAAGGAGCCTATAACACAAACAGTTTAACTTCAGCAAGTTGTCTTTAAAATGAAGGTGACTGAACATGTTCAGTTGCTGCCATCTGATTAACTGATTAGATGTTTCTAATTCAAAAGGTGAACCACAAAAAAGGCCATAAGCGTAGACAACAAATGAAACATCTTCACTTTCTTTACTCTTAAtgcttattcaattcaattcaaatcaattcaaagatactttattaatcccagagggaaactagtttcagtacacacaattcagagatcagacagacatgggcaagacacatgacaagaattggtgactgtggtcattcacaaccctgagtcgcgctgccGTAATGGAGATCAGAggagtttacatgaggattggttcaagtggagagaaaaaaaaggcacttcagagttaccctccacagggagggcagcttcgctctgcaaaaaaaaaaaactcagacagagatgcaacagacttcagacattacacaacataagtgtccactaggtggggtggtggggttgggactatccacacttcagttcctgcagctacAATAAGCAGCGCACGTCACTTCAGTTCAGTCGTTGAGGTTTGGAGTGtgcagtgactcctggaatgattcttcggccttcacagcctgaagtcccgcccaggctgggataggagacagagttgccatagcgacagcattccacatttcttttgaggggggagtattcattggagccttgcaggctcaaggccaccagattcagattagaaattgttgtggggccagacagagataatttcctctctgtcttagagttccttggtcctcaacctctcaaaatcccaataatggcgtatattaatctatcccaatctgtgctgactcgtccactcgctccttgatggcaaccatcttttgtgccaaagcacgaatctcggccaaagttccaagcttacgattcatctggacaattgtgagtctgtgaattcacagcgcggtgcaaaccatctctgagctccgggagcagCAGCCGTGCACcagcacagagacagacaaagggccttgaggatacgataggaggagaggaggaaaaaaagtgtCTGCACTCCCCAAATACATATTTGGCTCAGACATTACCTATGACAGATCAGTGGATCatcacaggttttattttcaatAACAAAATGTTCCTTTGATGACTCTGCAACAGGGTGTGACTGTTTTAAAGTCCAGATGTTTTCAAAGCTGGTTTCATTTCCCTTACACCAGTCTCATGCACAAATACACTCACGCTCCTTTTAACAGAGTAACAATCACTGCACAGTTCAAATATGTATCTGTCTCTTAGctgtggtttttgttaaacaactCCAAAACATGGTGACTAACTGTTTTGACCAACGGAAAATGGCTTTTATTTGAACTTTGGATGTTTTCCTTAATTCCGCTGGCTGGACACACCCCAGTTTAATGCAAAAACTCAGCAGTAAAACCCTCCAGACATGACCGTTGGATTCAGTGCCCGTAAAAGTGATTTCAGGATTCTGTTATGCATCAGCGAACTGATCATCACTGTGAAACAACTGAGATGTGGAGAGTCAGCCTTACACACTGGACTCACATGATCAAAACTATGAGAATAGAAATAGAAGGAATTTTTAGGTCATACAGATTTTCTCACTGTAGAACTTGTAGATTTGGCTACTAAATATGAGGCAACAGCTTGGATTAGCACGAAACTTGGAAACAGTTGGAAGCTGAATGTGAATCCTGCACAGCAGTAAGAAAACACTTCTCTGTTTTGCCTTGTGAAGACACAGgcatactcaggccctgtccacacgtagccggggatctgccaaaacgtagatatttttctacgttttggcctgtcatccacacgaaaacggagttttttcacacgaaaacggatctttttaaaaactccggccaaagtgaagatctgcgttttctccgttttgggtgtctgcgtgtggacagacaaaaccggagttttaaggtctgcaacgtcactttccgcgacaaaaaatgctgacatcacgtgtgcgacctgtgtttacactagccgacagcatggatgccctcagagctgcgctcgctttatcaattgtccaagcgctttttgcttgtttggttttgcaagcagaattactgctccttgcagaagaccacagacgaaggacgaggttaagaacgggggaagtactgccgcctacaggtctggcatgtccttaacaacgtatttatccgggtacgtgtggacagagttttttttaaaaacgaggtggtgtggatgcaagtttttggaggggcggatattagtttttttttttttttttaacggctacgtgtggactaggcctcagtctgtCTCCAGAGGCCATATTAAGCTAGACAGCTACAGATAGAAATATCACACAGGGTGGGAAGACAAGAGCAGGTGATTTCCAAGGGAGTGGTGCCCCGGAGAAAGAGTATGTGTACTGATGAGGTATCAGTTATTCACAGTAATTAATAATGGTAAATAATTAAGCTACTTCAAGATGACTCACATAAAAGGGTTCAAATAAGGAATTTCACATAAGAGAAAGTGTGTTGGTGTGTAATATAAACACTATAATTACTGATACTTGTAAAAATCCACTCAAACATAAATGTTTTTGTGGTGCTCACCTGTTATGGCATCCTGAATGACCGTGTTCTCAAGGTTTTCACACACCCATTCCCTGCAGCATTTTCCTGGAAGAAGGACGCGTTGTGGATTGGGGCAATCCGGAGTGGGAATAAGGCCATTTAGTGGACAAGCCGGCAAACAGGACACCCCTCCACCTCGACAGTGACAGTAAGCATCACAAGAGGGCTGGAAAGACTGGCCTTCACTGTAATGGATCCCATTGACCTCACAGCCCAGATGCTGCGGACCTGTGGAAGATGGAGTCCAGACAGGTTTGGTTTGATGTGGGAGAACATGACTCGAAGAGGGAGAGTCTGACAGATAAACTGATTAGGAGATGAGAGGACACACAGGCTCCTGTCCCTACTAAAGCCTATCATCAGAGAAACTGAGACGTCTGTTTTTGTCCACATGTGTTGCCTCTGTAGCCTGTCACGCTCAAAGAGACACCACTACAGAGTGTTTGCATCAGTTATTCAATGCCCGGATCACACAGCAGGATACTCTTTTTTTCCTGTGCCTTCCCCCCTGAAAACCTGAGCCTGGACatgatcagtgttgggcaagttacttcaaaactgtaatgcattatttattacttgttacctcatttttaaagtaattcattacattacaatattactgattttaaattgtaaggcattacactacttttgcactactttaagttactttcaccaatacaacttcaatatgaatctggtaatctgacgctcagtgagctcatgacatatatgtggaaggtgatgtggtgtctgagctagggttgctgttaaaatcagtcagatataataacagtgctttaaaatgattgtttattaaataaaagcaacaacaatctgtactctcagcacgctgccatcttatattaactgagcagggagtgaggtggtgggggctccaagcctatatttgccttggtccccaaatgccttgatacggccctggatgtgggactgacttctggggtgatctgattctatcacatctataaatattaaatgcttatatattattgcttttcacttgtaaaaatgtgtattggggaaaaATCGACCTACTTTTCTCTTtttaagcactttgttttgtttttttgattttatttgaataatttccggccctttctctctctaaccttcctccatgctgcatgttttctccgtcttccagaaaaactgtttcctagatttcctactttctaactaatcagccaaagggatctaccgaatgcaaaaaaaaaaataaataaataaataagcttaatatgcgctgcgctccagcagcaatgagttgaaattaccggggcacagattatgaactcagctgaaaagtacgtgaagta
The sequence above is a segment of the Nothobranchius furzeri strain GRZ-AD chromosome 15, NfurGRZ-RIMD1, whole genome shotgun sequence genome. Coding sequences within it:
- the ccn5 gene encoding CCN family member 5, giving the protein MDQRIAFTMLLFGVAQVVSRVCDRPCLCPGPTPQCPAAIPLILDGCQCCQVCARQRGEPCTEMLPCDRQQGLQCDYSASFPGDPGVCIGPQHLGCEVNGIHYSEGQSFQPSCDAYCHCRGGGVSCLPACPLNGLIPTPDCPNPQRVLLPGKCCREWVCENLENTVIQDAITAMKPDRLLPTLPRINPLKKLHSPAFTCVAQSTRWSDCSQHCGAGFSTRVSNHNPACKLQMETRLCKVRPCRVTQPVPWKAMRGQQGRCEASYTSPGPIRLVHQGCYSVRAYQLRYCGQCTDSRCCVPHQTSTIQVTFRCPTGRQLQRAVMMIHSCVCHNNCPYAPYTNPALWAYQS